The following coding sequences lie in one Cyanobacterium sp. Dongsha4 genomic window:
- a CDS encoding allophycocyanin subunit alpha-B — protein MSIVSQVILKADDELRYPSSGELQGIKSFLDTGLLRVKIAETLSENEKKIVEKASQELFKKRPDFRAPGGNAAGQKQYNQCIRDFGWYLRLATYGVLAGDKEPIEKIGLIGAKEMYNSLGVPLPGMVESIRCLKNAALALLSKEEAEETAPYFDYMIQYMS, from the coding sequence ATGAGCATAGTTAGTCAAGTTATTCTCAAAGCAGATGATGAACTGCGTTATCCCAGTAGCGGTGAGTTACAAGGGATAAAATCCTTTTTAGATACAGGTTTACTCAGAGTCAAAATAGCTGAAACCTTATCGGAAAACGAGAAAAAAATTGTCGAAAAAGCCAGTCAGGAATTATTTAAAAAACGTCCTGATTTTCGTGCTCCAGGCGGTAATGCGGCAGGACAAAAACAATATAATCAGTGTATAAGAGATTTCGGTTGGTATTTACGTTTAGCAACCTACGGGGTTTTGGCAGGAGACAAAGAACCTATTGAGAAAATTGGCTTGATTGGTGCAAAAGAAATGTATAATTCCCTCGGTGTGCCTTTACCCGGAATGGTTGAATCTATTCGTTGTTTGAAAAACGCCGCTTTAGCCTTATTATCCAAAGAAGAAGCAGAAGAAACAGCCCCTTATTTTGACTATATGATTCAATATATGTCTTAA
- a CDS encoding DUF4346 domain-containing protein, translated as MSTTLSSSLTELDNQLSNRHIDLDPQGYFIIYLNKDAGLICAEHYTNAINDQGLAVDPDTGEVIACKGGKVRKPTTTFTGRTAKEICVKLLEENTNPPISMLDHAAYLGREFMRAEYALQTGKEYIQD; from the coding sequence ATGAGTACAACCTTATCTTCATCTTTGACAGAATTAGACAATCAGCTCTCTAACAGACATATTGACTTAGATCCCCAAGGATACTTTATCATTTATTTGAACAAGGATGCTGGATTAATCTGTGCTGAACACTACACAAATGCTATCAATGATCAAGGATTAGCAGTTGATCCAGATACAGGAGAAGTGATAGCCTGTAAGGGAGGAAAAGTAAGAAAGCCCACCACAACCTTTACGGGAAGAACAGCAAAAGAGATTTGCGTTAAATTATTGGAAGAAAATACTAATCCTCCTATCAGTATGTTAGACCATGCCGCCTATCTGGGCAGAGAATTTATGAGGGCAGAATACGCATTGCAAACGGGAAAAGAGTATATTCAAGATTAA
- a CDS encoding bacteriohemerythrin, protein MSLIFAQWNPEYYTGNKKVDEEHKQLFEIVNELHDAMKKGHGKDVLQQTLDKLIKYTIQHFTDEEMFMLSKRYPRYQEHKKIHQELTQKVKELRSKFIAGNVNINIELLHFLNQWLAHHIKGEDFKLFKYIREQEELKSKSLIN, encoded by the coding sequence ATGAGCTTAATATTTGCCCAATGGAATCCAGAATATTATACAGGAAATAAAAAAGTAGATGAAGAACATAAACAGTTATTTGAGATAGTAAATGAATTACATGATGCCATGAAGAAAGGTCATGGTAAGGATGTTTTACAACAGACTTTAGATAAATTAATTAAATATACTATTCAGCATTTTACTGATGAAGAAATGTTTATGTTGTCTAAACGCTATCCACGTTACCAAGAACACAAAAAAATTCATCAAGAATTAACCCAAAAAGTGAAAGAGTTAAGAAGTAAATTTATAGCGGGAAATGTCAATATAAATATTGAGTTATTACATTTTCTGAATCAATGGTTGGCACACCACATTAAGGGAGAAGATTTTAAGTTATTTAAGTATATTAGAGAACAAGAAGAGTTAAAATCAAAATCATTGATTAATTAA
- a CDS encoding lipid-A-disaccharide synthase-related protein → MVFDKNCPHKKILLISNGHGEDLNSSLIGEKLKILNPNFQVDAFPIVGEGKSYLNKNIPIVAPLQQMPSGGIFYLNPINFIKDLTSGLITLTIQQIVTINRIKNDYNFCVAVGDIVPLFFAYLTGKKFVSFLVANSSYYENRLKLPFLTTLILNSNRCLQIFTKDEFTRDDLKKQGFKNVICEGYPIMDTLHSSAKNLSINPQLPMIALLPGSRFPEVLNNLILELKVCEILVKKYGGKWQFYTALVSTIKENDLKDLALQIDWKYSQGILRKEINGKKINIHLYYDAFADILLQCNLVIGMAGTAVEQAVGLGKPVIQIPGEGPQFTYRFAEAQMRLLGLNVITVEDSKDIEKKCEQGADKIKEILQNSNFLEKCVKNGKERIGDRGASLKMAYHIEKLVSLN, encoded by the coding sequence ATGGTTTTCGATAAAAACTGCCCACATAAAAAAATTTTATTAATCAGTAATGGTCATGGAGAGGATTTAAACTCTAGTTTAATCGGAGAAAAACTAAAAATTCTTAATCCAAATTTTCAGGTAGATGCTTTTCCCATCGTTGGAGAAGGTAAGTCTTATCTTAACAAAAATATTCCTATTGTTGCTCCTTTACAACAAATGCCTTCAGGAGGGATTTTTTATCTCAACCCGATTAATTTTATAAAAGATTTAACTTCGGGTTTAATTACTTTAACTATTCAACAAATAGTAACTATTAATAGAATTAAAAATGATTATAATTTTTGCGTAGCAGTTGGAGATATTGTACCTCTTTTTTTTGCTTATTTAACAGGTAAAAAATTTGTTTCCTTTTTAGTTGCTAATTCTAGCTATTATGAAAACCGTTTAAAATTACCTTTCTTAACTACGTTGATACTAAATTCTAACCGTTGTTTACAGATATTTACTAAAGATGAATTTACCCGTGATGATTTGAAAAAGCAAGGATTTAAAAATGTTATTTGTGAAGGCTACCCCATTATGGATACTTTACATTCTTCTGCAAAGAATTTATCAATCAATCCCCAATTGCCGATGATAGCTTTATTACCCGGTAGTAGATTTCCAGAAGTCTTAAATAATTTAATTTTAGAATTAAAAGTGTGCGAAATCTTGGTGAAAAAATATGGAGGTAAATGGCAATTTTATACGGCTTTAGTTTCAACTATTAAAGAGAATGATTTAAAAGATTTAGCTTTACAAATAGACTGGAAATATTCTCAAGGAATTTTGAGGAAAGAAATAAACGGAAAAAAAATAAATATACATCTTTATTATGATGCTTTTGCTGATATTTTACTACAATGTAATCTAGTAATAGGAATGGCTGGAACTGCTGTAGAACAGGCTGTTGGCTTAGGGAAACCTGTAATACAAATTCCGGGAGAAGGTCCTCAATTTACTTATCGCTTTGCTGAGGCGCAAATGAGGTTACTTGGTTTGAATGTGATTACCGTAGAAGATAGTAAAGACATTGAAAAAAAATGTGAACAAGGGGCAGATAAAATTAAAGAAATATTACAAAATTCCAATTTTTTAGAGAAATGTGTTAAAAATGGCAAAGAAAGAATAGGCGATCGAGGTGCATCTTTAAAAATGGCGTATCATATAGAAAAATTAGTGTCACTAAATTAA
- a CDS encoding DUF565 domain-containing protein, with the protein MQETRLNLLINNFTNQIKSFLNNPWRKLSFVIIGFLSGYITSDLLSTSLAQAGKWDVPMASLYLLFTEITSMIVYGGNKNRNKIMWADLLNSFKIGLAFGLYLSAMTLAS; encoded by the coding sequence ATGCAGGAAACGAGATTAAACCTACTTATTAATAATTTTACTAATCAAATAAAAAGTTTTTTAAATAACCCTTGGCGAAAACTATCATTTGTTATTATTGGTTTTTTATCAGGATATATTACTTCTGACCTTCTTTCCACAAGTTTAGCTCAAGCAGGAAAATGGGATGTGCCAATGGCGTCTCTTTACTTACTTTTCACCGAGATTACCAGTATGATTGTTTATGGGGGTAATAAAAATAGAAATAAAATAATGTGGGCGGATTTACTAAACTCTTTTAAAATAGGTCTTGCCTTTGGTTTATATTTAAGTGCGATGACTCTTGCTTCTTAA
- a CDS encoding glycosyltransferase yields the protein MKRFIIIDHSLQDLQGHHYECSFSIAESLQKLDFEVIIIANRNFPPSLYPKGIRVISEFEVDWFNNSTQKLTGVKKYIAFIYQFFLNFSLGNLFNSYKEKIKYRIFILKTTKPKLSIFLEKVEGSFYRLNQWLKEDLKLLKNIPFNYTFLGILQTGVGGIKFIFSIITKIITNSLFRLIFLDSKSFISSLQKTIEKLKLTSEDQVFIHTISIEQIEDLLHLLKSQKVFFHPRYHIMLRRDIDDDLVKNARGIGIKSCLELFYQSKLYPNKIEFYTDTEELVNRYNSLSPVKLKLIPVPFRQEILKENIVEKDNNSPIHLVFLGDARREKGYLYLPEIVENLWLDYLSNNKLKITIQSNFNNQDQEILTSRLILESYPEDKVTIIKNPLKTSAYYQLLNSADLLIIPYDNYSYRYRTSGVLTESLAAGKPVIVPKDTWLSEQIDENRGVIYDSPHHITDAIIKIINNLTIYQENAQKFSVGWCKKNSIDILIKTILSPLLLEDERNTFTISEIESKPLIHQSYFVLIVDGDKLLDLELNQQLIIANLEFLSSCNCRLSVIVYSLRSELDKSKFENLINEYISDYNVVNISYIYKNSVPYFLDNLDRQKYLRNLYHQENTFTKYLVDINSLYIDDDLVNYYTFQNIDGIILDSIASQILLNNIFNDHKIADLNIICQVAELMAYQSAIDNHNNVDIQELNQELKLFSKVKAILATKEYYRDKILNIHSQLEGYVLPNIYPLISQEKSLQKTKINSFIWGNNRDKYETLLRQLLWEKNNTQVDENKVINDSQLGKRIAILYPWQDILERKAGASQRVGLLIDYLRAKGHNIWLFTTGKEKDLFLDNTRYTFFEQSSNNLSLVKEIYSHIYEHFYSFNSLHDSPNNSHYSPENIDSIMKDWRLSMYYQFRYDRAFEEQVKKVLNWADIVILEYPFWSSIIAPLCQEAKVKLIITAHDIICEQISKNNSLYNILLTEEIVNLKKANQVVTVSEKDKEFLEQFKINSVVIPNPVQIHKTEEITDDFQVEKHKNNYPFLEENYCLFVGSGHFPNLEAVKEIKLIAHQYLQEKYFPECKFIVIGSCSQPENNNNFIALGKVDLDLLNIIYQRANLIIAPMQHGTGSSLKIMEAMSFSQVILGTNIAFRGYPVKNDIHALIEDNLSLYPQIIAECLKVENQQNMKNMGKNALALASQYDYQYLYKEYENLFTILLTNSVCS from the coding sequence GTGAAACGATTTATAATTATCGATCATTCTTTACAAGATTTACAAGGACATCATTATGAGTGTAGTTTTTCTATAGCAGAATCTTTACAAAAATTAGATTTTGAGGTGATTATTATTGCCAATCGTAATTTTCCTCCTTCTTTATATCCAAAAGGAATTAGGGTAATTTCCGAGTTTGAGGTAGATTGGTTTAACAATTCAACCCAAAAGCTAACAGGAGTTAAAAAATATATTGCATTTATTTATCAATTTTTTCTCAATTTTAGTCTTGGTAATTTATTTAATAGCTATAAAGAGAAAATTAAATATCGAATTTTTATATTAAAGACAACTAAACCCAAATTAAGTATTTTTTTAGAAAAAGTAGAAGGAAGTTTTTATCGTCTTAATCAATGGCTAAAAGAAGATTTAAAACTGCTGAAGAATATACCATTTAATTATACTTTCCTAGGAATATTACAAACTGGTGTCGGCGGAATAAAATTTATTTTTTCTATCATCACAAAAATTATTACTAATTCTCTATTTAGGCTTATTTTTTTAGATAGTAAAAGTTTTATTAGTTCGCTGCAAAAAACTATTGAAAAGTTAAAATTAACTTCTGAAGATCAGGTTTTTATTCATACCATTAGTATTGAACAAATAGAAGATTTACTGCATTTATTAAAATCTCAAAAAGTATTTTTTCATCCTCGCTATCATATCATGTTAAGACGAGATATTGACGATGATTTAGTGAAAAATGCTCGAGGAATAGGAATAAAATCTTGTTTAGAATTATTTTATCAATCTAAATTATATCCAAATAAGATAGAATTTTATACAGATACAGAAGAGTTAGTTAACCGTTATAATAGTCTTTCTCCTGTTAAATTAAAATTAATTCCAGTGCCTTTTCGTCAAGAAATATTAAAAGAAAATATAGTAGAAAAGGATAATAATTCTCCCATACATTTAGTATTTTTGGGGGATGCCAGAAGGGAAAAAGGATATTTATATTTACCTGAAATTGTCGAAAATTTATGGCTAGATTATTTATCTAACAATAAACTTAAAATCACTATTCAATCTAACTTTAATAATCAGGATCAAGAAATTCTTACCAGTCGCTTAATATTAGAAAGCTATCCTGAAGACAAAGTTACAATTATTAAAAATCCTCTGAAAACTTCTGCTTATTATCAACTTTTAAATAGTGCTGATTTGTTGATTATTCCCTATGATAATTATAGTTATCGTTATCGAACTTCTGGCGTTTTAACAGAATCACTGGCGGCAGGAAAGCCAGTAATAGTACCTAAAGATACATGGTTAAGTGAGCAAATTGATGAGAATAGAGGTGTAATTTATGATTCTCCCCATCACATTACTGATGCAATTATTAAAATTATTAATAATTTAACCATTTATCAGGAAAATGCACAAAAATTCAGTGTTGGTTGGTGCAAGAAAAACTCTATAGATATTTTGATTAAAACAATATTATCCCCTTTATTATTAGAAGATGAGAGAAATACTTTTACTATTTCAGAAATTGAGAGTAAGCCATTAATTCATCAGTCTTATTTTGTACTAATAGTTGATGGTGATAAATTACTAGATTTGGAGTTAAATCAACAGTTAATAATAGCTAATTTAGAATTTCTTTCCTCTTGTAATTGTCGGTTATCAGTAATAGTTTATTCTTTACGGAGTGAGTTAGATAAAAGCAAATTTGAAAATCTTATTAATGAATATATATCTGATTATAATGTAGTCAACATTTCTTATATTTATAAAAATAGTGTTCCTTATTTTTTAGATAATTTAGATAGGCAAAAATATTTAAGAAATCTTTATCATCAAGAAAATACTTTCACCAAATATTTAGTAGATATAAATAGTTTATATATAGATGATGATTTAGTTAACTATTATACATTTCAAAATATAGATGGGATAATTTTAGATTCTATTGCTAGTCAAATTCTGCTAAATAATATATTCAATGATCATAAAATAGCTGATCTTAATATTATCTGTCAAGTGGCGGAATTAATGGCTTATCAGTCAGCAATTGACAATCATAATAATGTTGATATACAGGAGTTAAATCAAGAATTAAAATTATTCAGTAAGGTTAAAGCTATTCTGGCAACAAAGGAGTATTATCGAGACAAAATCCTAAATATTCACTCTCAATTAGAAGGGTATGTTTTACCAAATATTTATCCTTTAATTTCTCAAGAAAAATCTTTGCAAAAAACTAAGATAAATTCTTTTATCTGGGGTAACAATCGAGATAAATATGAAACTCTTTTAAGACAATTGTTATGGGAAAAAAATAATACTCAAGTAGATGAAAACAAAGTAATTAATGATAGTCAATTAGGGAAAAGAATTGCTATATTATATCCTTGGCAAGATATTTTGGAGAGGAAGGCCGGGGCAAGTCAAAGAGTCGGTTTGTTGATTGATTATTTGAGGGCGAAAGGTCATAATATTTGGTTATTTACTACGGGAAAAGAAAAAGACTTATTTTTAGATAATACCCGTTATACTTTTTTTGAACAGTCTTCTAATAACTTATCTTTAGTTAAAGAAATTTATAGTCATATTTATGAGCATTTTTATAGTTTCAATTCTCTTCATGATTCTCCAAATAATTCTCATTATTCCCCTGAAAATATTGATAGTATTATGAAAGATTGGCGTTTGTCCATGTATTATCAATTTAGATACGATCGCGCTTTTGAAGAACAAGTAAAAAAAGTCTTAAATTGGGCTGATATTGTCATTTTAGAATACCCTTTCTGGAGTAGTATAATAGCTCCATTATGTCAAGAGGCAAAAGTAAAATTAATTATTACTGCCCATGATATTATCTGTGAACAAATATCAAAAAATAATAGCTTATATAATATTCTTTTAACTGAAGAAATAGTTAACTTAAAGAAAGCCAACCAAGTAGTTACGGTATCAGAGAAAGATAAAGAATTTTTAGAACAATTTAAGATTAATAGTGTTGTGATTCCTAATCCAGTTCAGATACATAAAACAGAAGAAATTACTGATGATTTTCAAGTAGAAAAACATAAAAATAATTACCCTTTCCTAGAAGAAAACTATTGTTTATTTGTTGGTAGTGGTCATTTTCCTAATTTAGAAGCAGTAAAAGAAATAAAATTGATCGCACATCAATATCTCCAAGAAAAATATTTTCCTGAGTGTAAATTTATCGTTATAGGTAGTTGCAGTCAACCTGAAAATAATAATAATTTTATTGCATTAGGAAAAGTTGATTTAGACTTATTAAATATTATTTATCAACGGGCAAATTTAATTATTGCACCAATGCAACACGGTACAGGTTCATCATTAAAAATAATGGAAGCCATGAGTTTTTCTCAAGTTATTTTAGGAACAAATATTGCTTTTAGAGGCTACCCTGTTAAAAACGACATTCATGCTTTAATTGAAGATAATTTAAGTTTATATCCTCAAATAATTGCTGAGTGTTTAAAAGTAGAAAATCAGCAAAATATGAAAAATATGGGCAAAAATGCTTTAGCTTTAGCTAGTCAATATGATTATCAATACCTCTATAAAGAATATGAAAACTTGTTTACTATTCTCCTTACTAATTCCGTATGCAGTTGA
- the lpxC gene encoding UDP-3-O-acyl-N-acetylglucosamine deacetylase produces MFKPFTLSGVGLHSGEVTTVKISPVDREEGRFFVRVDLPNQPVIKASIESVSPTMLSTELTNGDVKIRTVEHLLAALWGCGIEGARIEIDGSEVPLLDGSAQEWVKHIELKDDNKVFYSSEREIDEAIWVRKDDAFCVAFPSPEMKFSCGVDYPYPVLQNLWYSWYPQRETFQDAIAPARTFGFADQIEMLKSKGLIKGGSLENALVCDYNGWLNPPLRFENEAVRHKLLDFIGDLSLLGNIPKGHYLAYKASHQLHTELVRRIVNKFSYSL; encoded by the coding sequence ATGTTTAAACCATTTACTTTATCTGGCGTTGGGCTTCATTCAGGAGAAGTTACCACAGTCAAAATATCCCCTGTGGATAGAGAAGAAGGGCGTTTTTTTGTGAGGGTAGATTTACCAAACCAACCAGTTATTAAAGCCTCGATAGAATCGGTTTCTCCTACTATGTTATCTACAGAGTTAACCAATGGAGATGTCAAAATTCGCACAGTTGAACATTTATTAGCGGCGTTATGGGGATGCGGTATAGAAGGGGCAAGAATTGAAATTGATGGTAGTGAAGTTCCTTTGTTAGATGGTTCAGCACAAGAATGGGTAAAACATATCGAATTAAAAGATGATAATAAAGTATTTTATTCTTCTGAGAGAGAAATTGATGAAGCAATTTGGGTAAGAAAAGATGATGCGTTTTGTGTGGCTTTTCCTTCCCCTGAGATGAAATTTAGTTGTGGGGTTGACTATCCCTATCCAGTATTGCAAAATTTATGGTATAGTTGGTATCCTCAAAGAGAAACTTTCCAAGATGCGATCGCACCTGCAAGAACATTTGGGTTCGCAGATCAAATTGAGATGTTAAAATCAAAAGGTTTAATCAAGGGAGGTAGTTTAGAAAATGCCCTTGTGTGTGATTACAATGGTTGGTTAAATCCACCACTTAGGTTTGAAAATGAAGCCGTTAGACACAAATTATTAGACTTTATTGGCGATTTAAGTTTATTGGGAAATATCCCTAAAGGGCATTATTTAGCTTACAAAGCCAGTCATCAACTGCATACGGAATTAGTAAGGAGAATAGTAAACAAGTTTTCATATTCTTTATAG
- a CDS encoding ADP-ribosylglycohydrolase family protein, producing the protein MVSNNDISSLLGILIGTAIGDSVGLPAEGISRQRNHKIFRHQWHQRLLWRYGMISDDTEHTIFVAQCLIAHPNSPEKYVRRLAWCLKWWLLSLPAGVGLATLKSIIKLWLGFNPRCSGVDSAGNGAVMKSAIIGAFFAHNQDKLREYVCLSTRITHSDPRALIGADAIASLTAWIIRDRFTQPPQIETLSTFLKQIGNKNREWILLVDTITESLKEDLSVLQFAEKIGQKKGVSGYVYHTVPVVIFTWYRHFGNFPQALSAIYDCGGDTDTTGAILGALMGATVGLKGIPEDWINNLRDYPRNIELLHKIAQKLSNTIHNNYQPSQPIFYGWWWVLPRNIIFLLIVLCHGFRRLFPPY; encoded by the coding sequence GTGGTAAGTAATAACGACATATCATCTTTATTAGGTATATTAATTGGTACAGCAATAGGTGATTCAGTGGGTTTACCGGCAGAAGGTATTTCTCGACAACGTAATCACAAAATCTTTAGGCATCAATGGCATCAGAGACTTTTATGGCGTTATGGCATGATTAGTGATGATACCGAGCATACTATATTTGTCGCTCAATGCCTAATTGCTCATCCTAATTCTCCAGAAAAATACGTTAGGCGATTAGCATGGTGTTTAAAATGGTGGCTACTATCTTTACCAGCAGGGGTTGGATTAGCTACCCTCAAATCCATTATTAAACTTTGGTTAGGATTTAATCCCCGTTGTAGTGGTGTTGATTCGGCGGGTAATGGAGCAGTGATGAAAAGTGCAATTATAGGAGCTTTTTTTGCTCACAACCAAGATAAATTAAGAGAATATGTTTGTTTATCTACTAGAATAACCCATTCTGATCCTCGTGCTTTAATAGGAGCAGATGCGATCGCATCCTTGACAGCATGGATAATTCGGGATAGATTTACTCAGCCTCCTCAGATAGAAACATTGTCAACTTTTTTGAAACAAATAGGGAATAAGAATAGAGAATGGATACTATTAGTTGACACAATTACAGAAAGTTTAAAAGAAGATTTATCAGTATTACAATTTGCTGAAAAAATCGGGCAAAAAAAAGGTGTTTCAGGTTATGTATATCATACTGTGCCTGTGGTTATCTTTACTTGGTATCGCCATTTTGGCAATTTTCCTCAAGCATTATCAGCTATTTATGACTGTGGAGGAGATACGGATACCACTGGTGCAATTTTAGGGGCATTAATGGGGGCAACAGTAGGTTTGAAAGGAATTCCAGAAGATTGGATCAATAATTTAAGAGATTATCCCAGAAACATCGAACTTTTGCACAAAATTGCTCAAAAATTGTCAAATACGATTCATAATAACTATCAACCCAGTCAGCCCATCTTTTATGGTTGGTGGTGGGTATTACCTCGAAATATTATTTTTCTCTTGATTGTTTTATGTCATGGTTTTCGTCGTCTTTTCCCTCCTTATTAA